The following proteins come from a genomic window of Salvia hispanica cultivar TCC Black 2014 chromosome 4, UniMelb_Shisp_WGS_1.0, whole genome shotgun sequence:
- the LOC125223904 gene encoding uncharacterized protein At2g29880-like produces MSHFRRTMPNGSLSQGNPSAVQYRRPRLRRVDRSRRSWSDREELALIAAMKELVATGWKADNGFRGGYLNKVEEYLLHDFPTTDLRAQPHIQSKITAWKKSYNALCIILKRSGVGFNVHNDFKIDCSDEQWDHIINGDSSFKGMRTKAWPLLEDWRLIFGKDRACGEPAENMEEARRSRRVSETDDASRGYNSDYNATFDENSPEMPIGYNEATDHGEDSTTQSASIPTSNPKRAARKRKNSDDSDGLLQLLEKLHTETNSRLDNLSNRIGYEIDIGKSRQAVFEQLSGISGLSDRDRYDLCDIIGKENTRLEIFMGIPPEKKAGYVYRVLEKENAM; encoded by the exons ATGTCTCATTTTCGTCGAACAATGCCCAATGGAAGTTTGAGCCAGGGCAATCCGA GTGCAGTCCAGTATCGGAGGCCTCGCTTACGGAGGGTAGACAGATCACGCCGGAGCTGGTCGGATAGGGAAGAGCTTGCGCTTATAGCAGCGATGAAGGAGTTAGTTGCGACTGGTTGGAAAGCAGACAATGGCTTTAGAGGTGGCTATCTGAACAAAGTGGAGGAATACCTACTCCATGATTTTCCTACCACCGATTTGAGGGCCCAGCCTCATATTCAGTCTAAGATAACAGCTTGGAAGAAGAGCTACAATGCCCTCTGTATTATTCTCAAACGTAGTGGGGTCGGGTTTAATGTCCACAATGACTTCAAGATTGACTGCAGTGATGAGCAGTGGGATCATATCATTAAT GGAGATAGTAGTTTCAAAGGCATGAGGACTAAAGCATGGCCCCTTTTGGAGGATTGGAGGTTGATATTTGGAAAGGACAGGGCTTGTGGTGAACCTGCTGAGAATATGGAGGAGGCTAGGAGATCGCGTAGAGTATCAGAGACTGATGATGCTAGTCGTGGCTACAACAGTGACTATAATGCCACATTTGATGAGAACTCTCCCGAGATGCCAATTGGTTACAATGAAGCAACTGACCATGGTGAGGACAGCACAACACAGAGTGCATCTATCCCAACCTCCAATCCCAAACGAGCTGCTCGAAAGCGGAAAAATTCAGACGACAGTGATGGACTACTTCAGCTGCTCGAGAAACTCCATACTGAGACAAACTCTCGTCTAGATAATTTGTCTAACAGGATTGGCTACGAGATTGACATTGGTAAATCAAGGCAGGCAGTGTTTGAGCAGCTCAGTGGCATTTCTGGGCTCTCCGATCGGGATAGGTATGATTTGTGCGACATAATTGGCAAAGAAAATACTAGGTTGGAGATCTTCATGGGTATACCACCAGAAAAGAAGGCAGGATATGTGTACCGCGTTCTTGAGAAGGAGAATGCGATGTGA